Proteins co-encoded in one Candidatus Thiodictyon syntrophicum genomic window:
- the corA gene encoding magnesium/cobalt transporter CorA, translating into MLYAYRIQDHTTELIEDPERLLEAAWIDAAEPTEDEYALIRSFVPHQLPEDDDADEIEASTQTFMDDQGIHLSTLFLHRVEGRPENTSVNVVCTRERLITIHDRDVPAIRLMRIRVRRRPDLLGEPAGLLAGLFETAVQDLGDTLQELYRDLEQTSFHVLEDPDADLEQSLERLARHENLNGKVRLCLMDARRDIAFVWRSAQASKPCAKRLKYLLSEIDALLPHNNYLFEKVTFLLQAAQGFINIEQNKIIKIFSVAATAFLPPTLIASIYGMNYQHMPELNWEYGYPFSVLLMVISAVLPIAYFKRKGWL; encoded by the coding sequence GTGCTGTATGCCTACAGAATCCAAGACCACACGACCGAATTGATCGAGGACCCGGAGCGCCTGCTGGAGGCGGCCTGGATCGATGCGGCCGAGCCCACCGAGGACGAGTACGCCCTGATCCGCTCCTTTGTCCCCCACCAACTGCCGGAGGACGACGACGCCGACGAGATCGAGGCCAGCACCCAGACCTTCATGGACGACCAGGGCATCCACCTCTCCACCCTGTTCCTGCACCGGGTGGAGGGCCGCCCGGAGAACACCAGCGTCAACGTCGTCTGCACCCGGGAGCGGCTGATCACCATCCACGACCGCGACGTGCCCGCGATTCGCCTGATGCGCATCCGGGTGCGGCGCCGGCCGGACCTGCTGGGCGAGCCCGCCGGGCTCCTGGCCGGGCTCTTTGAAACCGCGGTGCAGGACTTAGGAGATACCCTGCAGGAACTCTACCGGGACCTGGAGCAGACCAGCTTCCACGTCTTGGAGGACCCGGACGCGGACCTGGAGCAGTCGCTCGAGCGCCTGGCGCGTCACGAGAACTTAAACGGCAAGGTCCGCCTTTGTCTCATGGACGCGCGGCGCGACATCGCCTTCGTGTGGCGCAGCGCCCAGGCGTCCAAGCCCTGCGCCAAGCGGCTCAAATACCTCCTCTCCGAGATCGACGCCCTGCTGCCCCACAACAACTATCTGTTCGAGAAGGTGACCTTCCTGCTCCAGGCGGCCCAGGGCTTCATCAACATCGAGCAGAACAAGATCATCAAGATCTTCTCGGTCGCCGCCACCGCCTTTCTGCCGCCGACCCTCATCGCCAGCATCTATGGCATGAATTATCAGCACATGCCGGAACTCAACTGGGAATACGGCTACCCGTTTTCGGTGTTGCTCATGGTGATCTCCGCCGTACTGCCGATCGCCTATTTCAAGCGCAAGGGGTGGCTCTGA
- a CDS encoding choice-of-anchor R domain-containing protein: MHRSTRLCLLLLALTLPGLAPAALITLSDNLSETNFSAGAFVSSTALAQGFSTTSSAFKITDVALPLYRGVTAVGDFLVSIFNNSGAGGTPGAKMADVATVLASSLGTSSALYDISNLSITLTPSTSYFLVLSGVGLTGGGVYWSFTNSTSGTGFPSAYSRTNDGGVSWSSNGMSFPQQMRIQADAAQVPEPATLALFAIGLAGLGARRAARRPR, encoded by the coding sequence ATGCACCGATCAACCCGCCTCTGCCTCCTGCTCCTCGCCCTGACCCTGCCGGGATTGGCCCCCGCCGCGCTCATCACGCTGTCGGACAATCTCAGTGAAACCAACTTCAGCGCAGGGGCGTTTGTCAGCTCCACCGCTTTGGCACAGGGGTTCTCAACCACCAGCTCAGCCTTCAAGATCACAGACGTGGCCCTGCCGCTATACCGTGGCGTCACCGCGGTTGGGGACTTTCTCGTTTCCATTTTCAACAACTCGGGCGCCGGCGGCACGCCTGGCGCCAAGATGGCGGACGTCGCCACGGTCTTGGCCTCGTCGCTCGGCACCAGTTCTGCGCTCTACGACATCTCCAACCTGAGCATCACCCTGACGCCCTCCACAAGCTACTTTCTAGTACTCTCCGGCGTCGGTCTAACGGGCGGCGGTGTTTACTGGTCCTTTACTAACTCAACCTCCGGGACCGGCTTTCCCTCGGCCTACAGCCGCACTAATGACGGCGGGGTCTCCTGGTCCTCCAATGGGATGTCCTTCCCCCAACAAATGCGCATCCAGGCCGACGCCGCCCAGGTCCCCGAGCCGGCCACCCTGGCGCTCTTTGCCATCGGTCTGGCCGGGTTGGGCGCGCGCCGGGCCGCACGGCGCCCGCGCTGA
- a CDS encoding GTPase — MTDPAPPKHWYQDWRGLRDRLLHPRVEDAALEAALHRAREHQPLPVIWLLGKAQAGKTSIIRALTGSPHAEIGNGFRPCTRTARFYDFPVEAPVVRFLDTRGLGEVAYDPTEDIRYCESQAHLVLGVMKATDLAQESVFAVLRAVRRRHPGWPLLIAQTGLHEGYAPGAGHTLPYPYAQEPWPSSLPASLTRALRAQRAALGDLSGAPPRWVPVDLTLPQDDLPPTDYGLAALWAAIGEVSTLGLQERLCADPGVRDAFARAAHPHIVGHALAAAALGALPLVDLVGVPAVQAKLLHSLAAIYGQGWSRRQVSEFLGFLGLGVGVGYLARLLGRELVKLVPYLGQTLGAVWGASASGATTFALGKAACYYFGRRRLGERIDPAALRRVYTEALVTGTRLLGHDTGRGDAETIGRDSSANERK; from the coding sequence ATGACCGATCCCGCCCCACCCAAGCACTGGTACCAGGACTGGCGCGGACTGCGCGACCGGCTGCTGCACCCGCGGGTGGAGGACGCGGCCCTGGAGGCGGCCCTGCACCGGGCCCGGGAACACCAACCCCTGCCGGTGATCTGGCTGCTCGGTAAGGCGCAGGCCGGCAAGACCTCCATCATCCGCGCCCTGACCGGCAGCCCGCACGCCGAGATCGGCAACGGCTTTCGGCCCTGCACCCGCACCGCCCGCTTCTACGACTTCCCGGTCGAGGCCCCGGTGGTGCGGTTTCTCGACACCCGCGGCCTGGGCGAGGTCGCCTATGACCCGACGGAGGACATCCGCTACTGCGAGTCCCAGGCACACCTGGTGTTGGGGGTCATGAAGGCGACGGACCTGGCGCAGGAGTCGGTCTTCGCGGTCCTGCGGGCGGTGCGCCGCCGCCATCCGGGCTGGCCGTTGCTGATCGCGCAGACCGGCCTTCACGAGGGCTATGCGCCGGGCGCCGGGCACACCCTGCCCTACCCCTACGCCCAGGAGCCCTGGCCGTCGTCACTCCCCGCGAGCCTTACCCGCGCCCTGCGCGCCCAGCGCGCGGCCCTGGGCGACCTGTCCGGGGCGCCGCCGCGGTGGGTCCCGGTGGACCTGACCCTGCCGCAGGACGATCTGCCCCCCACCGACTACGGGCTCGCGGCCCTGTGGGCGGCCATCGGCGAGGTCTCGACCCTGGGGCTGCAGGAGCGCCTGTGCGCCGACCCCGGGGTGCGCGACGCCTTCGCCCGCGCCGCCCACCCCCACATCGTCGGCCATGCCCTGGCGGCGGCCGCGCTCGGCGCCCTGCCGCTGGTGGACCTGGTGGGCGTGCCGGCGGTGCAGGCCAAGCTGCTGCACAGCCTGGCCGCCATCTATGGTCAGGGCTGGAGCAGGCGCCAGGTGTCCGAATTCCTGGGTTTTCTGGGGCTGGGGGTGGGGGTGGGCTATCTGGCACGCCTCCTGGGCCGCGAGTTGGTCAAGCTGGTCCCCTATCTGGGCCAGACCCTGGGTGCCGTCTGGGGGGCGAGCGCGAGCGGGGCGACCACCTTTGCCCTGGGCAAGGCCGCCTGCTACTACTTCGGCCGCCGCCGCCTGGGCGAACGGATTGACCCGGCGGCCCTGCGGCGGGTCTATACCGAGGCTTTGGTGACCGGCACCAGGCTACTCGGTCACGACACCGGGCGCGGCGACGCAGAAACGATAGGAAGAGATTCGTCCGCAAATGAACGCAAATGA
- a CDS encoding GTPase family protein — MFNRIDRLRLIALLLWTLPVAALLPLGLLWLWQSGNLPWWLAALLGCSAAGYAFQFWLRRRDRRLLAGAATTPDAQWPPRSKAAWDAIEAMAEGLRPVDWPLADGPRLSTLGRDALEQVARVYHPQVERPLLELTLPHALLIIERACRDLRTEVTAQIPMSHRLTLGDLARAYRWKATAEHLLDLYRAGRLVFNPAGAILSEAWERLRRQSFNAAWTDLHRWLLQEYVRKVGYYAIELYSGRLTLTEAAPAAVTPASREDLTQAAADADARADEPLRILVMGRANAGKSSLVNALFGRLTAPADVLPDPTAGVVPYRLERAGLTAALVFDTPGCDTPDLTPKAQERLAGTADLVLWVTAAQRPDRQEERATLDRLRAHWAARPDHHPPPLLVAVSHIDLLRPPREWEPPYDLVNPQGAKATNIRAAVEAAATDLAVPVVDAIPVCLAAGRVYNVADSLWAALLERQDQANRVRLLRCLDEHKRAEDWALLRRQLAGAGRFLARLPGRLLP; from the coding sequence GTGTTCAACCGTATCGACCGCCTGCGCCTGATCGCCCTGCTGCTGTGGACCCTGCCGGTGGCCGCGCTGCTGCCGCTCGGGCTCCTGTGGCTGTGGCAGTCCGGGAACCTCCCCTGGTGGCTGGCGGCGCTGCTCGGGTGCAGCGCCGCCGGCTATGCCTTCCAGTTCTGGCTGCGCCGCCGGGACCGGCGGCTGCTGGCCGGCGCGGCGACCACCCCCGATGCCCAATGGCCACCGCGCTCCAAGGCCGCCTGGGACGCCATCGAGGCCATGGCGGAGGGGCTGCGACCGGTGGACTGGCCGCTCGCCGACGGGCCGCGACTCTCGACCCTCGGGCGCGACGCATTAGAGCAGGTGGCGCGCGTCTATCACCCGCAGGTGGAGCGGCCCCTGCTGGAACTGACCCTGCCACACGCACTCCTGATCATCGAGCGCGCCTGCCGGGACCTGCGCACCGAGGTCACCGCTCAGATCCCCATGAGTCATCGCCTGACCTTGGGCGATCTGGCGCGCGCCTACCGCTGGAAGGCGACCGCCGAGCACCTGCTCGACCTCTACCGGGCCGGTCGGCTGGTCTTCAATCCGGCCGGCGCCATATTGAGCGAGGCCTGGGAACGGCTGCGCCGCCAGTCGTTCAATGCCGCCTGGACCGACCTGCACCGCTGGCTGCTCCAGGAGTACGTGCGCAAGGTCGGCTATTACGCTATCGAACTCTACAGCGGGCGCCTGACCCTCACCGAGGCCGCCCCCGCCGCGGTCACCCCGGCCTCCCGGGAGGACCTGACGCAGGCCGCAGCCGACGCCGACGCCCGTGCCGATGAGCCCCTGCGCATCCTGGTGATGGGTCGGGCCAACGCCGGCAAGTCGAGCCTGGTCAATGCACTCTTCGGCCGCCTGACGGCCCCGGCGGACGTGCTGCCGGATCCTACGGCCGGCGTCGTCCCCTATCGACTGGAGCGCGCCGGGCTCACCGCCGCCCTGGTCTTCGACACCCCGGGCTGCGACACCCCGGACCTGACCCCCAAGGCGCAGGAGCGCCTGGCGGGCACCGCGGACCTGGTGCTCTGGGTCACCGCCGCCCAGCGCCCGGACCGCCAGGAGGAGCGCGCGACCCTGGACCGGCTGCGCGCCCACTGGGCCGCCCGGCCGGACCACCACCCACCGCCGCTGCTGGTCGCGGTCAGCCACATCGACCTGCTGCGACCCCCACGGGAGTGGGAGCCGCCCTATGACCTGGTCAATCCCCAAGGCGCCAAGGCGACCAACATCCGCGCCGCGGTAGAGGCTGCGGCAACGGATCTGGCCGTACCGGTGGTCGACGCCATCCCCGTCTGCCTGGCCGCCGGCCGCGTCTACAATGTCGCGGACAGCCTCTGGGCCGCCCTGCTCGAGCGCCAGGACCAGGCGAACCGGGTGCGCCTCCTGCGCTGCCTGGACGAGCACAAGCGCGCGGAGGACTGGGCCCTGCTGCGCCGCCAACTGGCCGGCGCCGGGCGCTTCCTGGCGCGGCTGCCGGGGCGTTTGCTGCCCTGA
- a CDS encoding YhjD/YihY/BrkB family envelope integrity protein, translating into MNPTDRSPWERLDTLVWSTPLAGLPLWQVRLVWLARLMYALYRDATEGYLSLQAMSLVYTTLLSMIPLLAVSFSVLKGFGAHNALEPLLLHALEPLGDQAAEVAQIILGFVDKMQVGVLGSVGLAVLIYTVISMIQKIEQVFNDTWRVTETRPLAQRVSQYLSVLLIGPVLFFTAVGLSSSVRGTAVMESLLAVEPMGTLIDAGGSLVPFLLIVFTFTFLYVFVPNARVRFRSALLGALVAGVLWEAVGWSFRHFMASSTQYTAIYSGLAILILFMLWLYIAWLIVLTGASVAFYHQHPEYLLSRVRDLRLSNRLRERLALLVAGQCARNYQAGTAAWTSDALSTRLGIPNSNTARILTILEQEGFLLRTAADPPCFVPARAPEAIRIKSLLDAVRCFEEREHGCHGAAPDRGIAAVELRLDEAMAAALGDMTLRDLAAAMDDPQRVVQEESTLVRGGSRGPGAGAAASRAPASLPLR; encoded by the coding sequence ATGAACCCAACCGACCGATCCCCCTGGGAGCGCCTGGACACCCTGGTCTGGTCCACCCCGCTCGCCGGCCTGCCCCTGTGGCAGGTGCGCCTGGTGTGGCTCGCCCGCCTGATGTATGCCCTGTACCGGGACGCGACGGAGGGCTATCTGTCGCTCCAGGCCATGAGCCTGGTCTATACGACGCTGCTGTCGATGATCCCACTGCTGGCGGTGAGCTTCTCCGTGCTCAAGGGCTTCGGTGCCCACAATGCACTGGAGCCGCTGTTGCTGCACGCGCTGGAGCCGCTCGGCGATCAGGCCGCGGAGGTCGCGCAGATCATCCTGGGCTTCGTGGACAAGATGCAGGTGGGGGTCCTGGGCTCGGTGGGGCTGGCGGTGCTGATCTATACCGTCATCTCGATGATCCAGAAGATCGAGCAGGTCTTCAACGACACCTGGCGCGTGACCGAGACCAGGCCCCTGGCCCAGCGGGTCAGCCAGTATCTGAGTGTGCTCCTGATCGGCCCGGTGCTGTTTTTCACCGCCGTGGGGCTTTCCTCCTCGGTGCGCGGTACCGCCGTGATGGAGTCCCTCCTGGCGGTCGAGCCGATGGGGACCCTGATCGACGCGGGCGGCAGTCTGGTCCCCTTCCTGCTGATCGTCTTCACCTTCACCTTTCTTTATGTCTTTGTGCCGAATGCGCGGGTGCGGTTCCGCTCGGCCCTGCTCGGCGCCCTGGTGGCCGGGGTGCTGTGGGAGGCGGTGGGCTGGTCGTTCCGCCACTTCATGGCTAGTTCCACCCAGTATACGGCCATCTATTCGGGCCTGGCGATCCTGATCCTGTTCATGCTGTGGCTCTATATCGCCTGGCTCATCGTGCTGACCGGCGCCAGTGTCGCCTTCTATCACCAGCACCCCGAGTACCTCCTGAGCCGGGTGCGCGACCTGCGCCTGAGCAATCGGCTGCGCGAGCGCCTGGCCCTGCTGGTGGCAGGCCAGTGCGCCCGCAACTACCAGGCCGGCACCGCCGCCTGGACCAGCGATGCGCTCTCCACCAGGCTCGGCATCCCCAACAGCAACACCGCGCGCATCCTTACTATCCTGGAGCAGGAGGGGTTCCTGCTGCGCACCGCCGCCGATCCGCCCTGCTTTGTCCCGGCCCGGGCCCCGGAGGCCATCCGGATCAAGTCACTGCTCGATGCCGTGCGCTGCTTCGAGGAGCGCGAGCACGGCTGCCACGGCGCGGCCCCGGATCGGGGGATCGCCGCGGTCGAACTAAGGCTCGATGAGGCCATGGCCGCCGCCCTGGGGGACATGACGCTGCGCGACCTGGCCGCGGCGATGGACGACCCGCAGCGGGTGGTCCAGGAAGAAAGTACGTTGGTACGCGGCGGTTCGCGCGGTCCAGGGGCCGGCGCGGCTGCCTCCCGCGCTCCCGCGTCACTGCCATTACGTTAA
- a CDS encoding peroxiredoxin family protein: protein MHTKPRPRALPILLATLLAASLTGVRAAEDESLTPISGQPAAPDFDLKDPEGRPQRLADYRGKPVILNFWATWCPPCREEMPAMQRAHEQVAAEGIAVVAINVGEDAQTIAQFLEEEPVDFALPMDTDSKVAQRYHMKGLPTTYVIDPAGRLAYRASGSREWDDPKLLEQVRALKQPPAAPPTLSTANPATP from the coding sequence ATGCATACAAAGCCGCGCCCCCGCGCCCTGCCGATCCTCCTGGCGACCCTCCTCGCCGCGTCCCTGACCGGAGTCCGCGCCGCCGAGGACGAGTCACTCACCCCCATCTCGGGCCAGCCCGCGGCCCCGGACTTCGACCTCAAGGACCCCGAAGGCCGCCCCCAGCGCCTTGCGGACTACCGCGGCAAGCCCGTGATCCTGAACTTCTGGGCCACCTGGTGCCCACCCTGCCGGGAGGAGATGCCCGCCATGCAGCGCGCCCACGAGCAGGTCGCCGCCGAGGGGATCGCCGTGGTCGCGATCAATGTCGGGGAGGACGCGCAGACCATCGCCCAGTTCCTGGAGGAGGAACCGGTCGACTTCGCACTGCCGATGGACACCGACTCGAAGGTCGCCCAGCGTTATCATATGAAGGGCCTGCCGACCACCTACGTCATCGACCCCGCGGGCCGTCTGGCCTATCGCGCCTCGGGCAGCCGGGAGTGGGACGACCCCAAGCTGCTGGAGCAGGTGCGCGCCCTGAAGCAGCCGCCCGCCGCGCCGCCAACCCTCAGCACCGCGAATCCCGCGACCCCGTAG
- the tsaA gene encoding tRNA (N6-threonylcarbamoyladenosine(37)-N6)-methyltransferase TrmO, with the protein MPFTFSPIGIIRSPYSDKFGIPRQPGLVTAGSAYLELLPDFAREEAFKGIEGFSHVWLIFVFHDACLTAGWRPTVRPPRLGGRERVGVFASRAPYRPNPIGISAVEHLGLERNPTGLRLRLRGVDLLDGTPVLDLKPYVPYADAPPGVRSGFAVDGAAAHDWAVAFSPAAAAGVAAADPDGRRQLRLLIEQVLAQDPRPGYMDRYPGRAGFALRLYDLRVHWQVQGRTALVTAVGPDAAW; encoded by the coding sequence ATGCCCTTCACCTTCTCCCCCATCGGCATCATCCGCTCGCCCTACAGCGACAAGTTCGGGATCCCCCGCCAGCCGGGGTTGGTCACCGCTGGCTCGGCGTATCTGGAACTGCTGCCGGACTTTGCCCGGGAGGAGGCGTTCAAGGGGATCGAGGGGTTTTCCCATGTCTGGCTGATCTTCGTCTTCCACGACGCCTGCCTCACCGCCGGCTGGCGACCCACGGTGCGCCCGCCGCGCCTGGGCGGGCGGGAGCGGGTGGGCGTGTTCGCCAGCCGCGCGCCCTATCGACCCAACCCGATCGGGATCTCCGCCGTGGAGCACCTGGGGCTTGAGCGCAATCCGACCGGGCTGCGGTTGCGGCTGCGCGGGGTGGACCTGTTGGACGGCACCCCGGTGCTGGATCTGAAGCCCTATGTCCCCTATGCCGACGCCCCGCCCGGGGTGCGCTCGGGCTTCGCGGTGGACGGGGCGGCGGCGCACGACTGGGCGGTGGCCTTCAGCCCGGCGGCGGCGGCGGGGGTGGCCGCCGCCGATCCGGACGGCCGCCGCCAACTGCGCCTGCTGATCGAACAGGTCCTGGCCCAGGACCCGCGCCCCGGCTATATGGATCGCTACCCGGGGCGCGCGGGCTTCGCGCTGCGCCTCTATGACCTGCGTGTGCACTGGCAGGTGCAGGGCCGCACGGCGCTGGTGACCGCGGTGGGGCCCGATGCTGCTTGGTAA
- a CDS encoding phasin family protein — protein MSDTFNVFGDWGKTMTSLDLTKGTEELLGFVAGLQVPGVNMDALVASQRENLQALSAANQAAVAGYQAVAEYQMKILQETMQRLTAAIAGLAAVKSPQELVAAETELARKSFETALRQMRELAQIVTEANQEAAEVIARRIPESLEEIKDVLKVPQ, from the coding sequence ATGAGCGATACATTCAACGTATTCGGCGATTGGGGCAAGACGATGACCAGTCTGGACCTGACCAAGGGAACCGAAGAACTGCTGGGATTCGTGGCCGGACTCCAGGTGCCGGGTGTCAATATGGATGCGCTGGTGGCGAGTCAGCGTGAGAACCTCCAGGCGCTGAGCGCCGCCAACCAGGCGGCAGTGGCAGGCTACCAGGCAGTTGCCGAGTACCAGATGAAAATCCTGCAAGAGACGATGCAGCGGCTGACCGCCGCCATCGCCGGGCTCGCCGCCGTCAAATCGCCGCAGGAGTTGGTCGCGGCCGAAACCGAGTTGGCCAGGAAGTCCTTCGAGACCGCGCTCAGGCAGATGCGGGAACTCGCGCAGATCGTCACCGAGGCAAACCAGGAGGCCGCCGAGGTCATCGCCAGACGCATCCCCGAGAGCCTGGAGGAGATCAAGGACGTGCTGAAGGTGCCGCAGTAG
- a CDS encoding ATP-binding protein, with protein MSRAPAPRPDGGGLPTPVPEQAAATSYPFVRAIVPLALLLAGFLALIGIDVYTDHSIRQLTVSNDEGWARLRDAEQVGADLSRIEAAVYQMAGTRGGPAQARISRNLRNLIDGTGARLTVLAQGGEIDPRNAADLDGPYASPTPPDETPHGALGHYPLEVGDLVPKLAAVNEKVTVLAQLLSERDAAWELRDTAAQAQSVAAVQDFLGTLPPVFFRLNEQVNRLLDDARQRLADLQGQVDAQRRHLRGIEGVLVVLVILAVLVLIYAYALRLERDKRQLRLARDEMARCRDAADAANRSKSVFLANMSHEIRTPMNAVIGMTSLVLDSELAPKQRHDVKTILNSANALLGLLNDILDFSRIEAQQVQLERRSFDLVEVVEEVVRTFSDTSRRTGVALYYRIDPNFPRAAVGDALRLRQILVNLVGNAFKFTTRGYVRIDAGLELERSGLVTLRFQVADTGVGIPRNRQAGIFSRFAQADETIYRKHGGSGLGLSISQKLTELMDGRMWVESEPGAGSRFVFTVRLPRAQGRPLPDLGTPRLLVAGTDAIAMGLVCERMIQLGCRAECVFEAAAADARLKAAAAARDPFRIVVLEKSLCDATTTDILTFLREIPVAPDLALIALSEPDKDESERLADGSHVLCVTEPLIVGELLTHMQDFAEAQRRAAARTEAPARAHPRGTYCILLVEDNHVNSVIARRVLEKDDHQVTEALDGVVALNALAAADYDLVLMDVQMPTMDGLEATRIIRALEHGAVSERPEVVPADLAGRLAGRHTPVIAMTANAMAGDRELCLAAGMDDYITKPFKREEMLETVHRVMDARQAPAAAAIPAAVDPGATA; from the coding sequence ATGAGCCGCGCGCCCGCACCCAGACCCGATGGCGGCGGCTTGCCGACCCCGGTACCGGAGCAAGCCGCAGCCACCAGCTACCCCTTCGTGCGCGCCATCGTTCCCCTGGCCCTGCTGCTTGCCGGCTTCCTTGCCCTGATCGGGATCGATGTCTATACCGATCATTCGATCAGGCAACTCACGGTGTCGAACGATGAGGGCTGGGCGCGGCTGCGCGACGCGGAGCAGGTCGGCGCGGATCTGAGCCGGATCGAGGCGGCCGTCTACCAGATGGCCGGGACCCGCGGGGGGCCGGCCCAGGCCCGGATCAGCCGCAACCTGCGCAACCTGATCGACGGCACCGGGGCGCGGCTCACGGTACTGGCGCAGGGGGGGGAGATCGACCCGCGCAATGCCGCTGACCTGGATGGCCCCTACGCGTCGCCGACCCCGCCTGACGAGACCCCGCACGGGGCCCTTGGTCATTATCCGTTGGAGGTTGGCGATCTGGTGCCCAAACTCGCCGCGGTGAACGAGAAGGTCACCGTCCTGGCCCAACTCTTGAGCGAGCGCGACGCCGCCTGGGAGCTGCGCGATACCGCGGCGCAAGCCCAATCCGTCGCCGCGGTGCAGGACTTTCTGGGTACCCTGCCGCCCGTCTTCTTTCGCCTGAACGAGCAGGTCAACCGCCTGCTCGATGACGCCCGGCAGCGACTGGCGGACCTCCAAGGACAGGTCGATGCCCAGCGCCGCCATCTGCGCGGGATCGAGGGGGTGCTGGTGGTCCTGGTCATCCTGGCGGTACTGGTCCTGATCTACGCCTATGCCCTGCGGCTCGAACGCGACAAGCGGCAATTGCGCCTGGCGCGCGACGAGATGGCGCGCTGCCGCGACGCTGCGGACGCCGCCAACCGCAGCAAGTCCGTCTTCCTGGCCAACATGAGCCACGAGATCCGCACCCCGATGAACGCCGTCATCGGCATGACCTCGCTGGTGCTGGACAGTGAGCTGGCGCCCAAGCAGCGCCACGACGTGAAGACTATCCTCAACTCGGCCAATGCGCTGCTCGGGCTCTTGAACGACATCCTCGACTTCTCCCGGATCGAGGCCCAGCAGGTCCAGTTGGAACGGCGCTCGTTCGACCTGGTCGAGGTGGTCGAGGAGGTCGTGCGGACCTTCTCCGACACGAGTCGGCGCACCGGTGTTGCCCTCTATTACCGCATCGACCCGAACTTCCCCCGCGCTGCCGTCGGTGATGCCCTGCGCCTGCGCCAGATCCTGGTCAACCTGGTCGGCAACGCCTTCAAGTTCACCACCCGGGGCTATGTGCGCATCGACGCCGGGCTCGAGCTGGAGCGCTCGGGACTGGTCACCCTGCGCTTTCAGGTTGCCGACACCGGTGTGGGTATCCCCAGGAACCGCCAGGCCGGCATCTTCTCCCGCTTCGCCCAGGCGGACGAGACCATCTACCGCAAGCACGGCGGCTCCGGACTCGGGCTCTCCATCTCCCAGAAGCTCACCGAACTGATGGACGGGCGCATGTGGGTAGAGAGTGAGCCGGGCGCCGGTAGCCGGTTCGTGTTCACCGTGCGGCTGCCGCGGGCGCAGGGCCGTCCGCTGCCGGACCTGGGTACCCCGCGGCTCCTGGTCGCCGGCACCGACGCCATCGCCATGGGGCTGGTGTGTGAACGCATGATTCAACTGGGCTGCCGCGCCGAGTGCGTCTTTGAGGCCGCCGCCGCCGATGCCCGCCTCAAGGCCGCGGCGGCGGCCCGCGACCCCTTCCGTATCGTGGTGCTGGAAAAATCACTCTGCGATGCCACCACCACCGACATCCTCACCTTCCTGCGCGAGATCCCGGTGGCGCCGGACCTGGCCTTGATTGCGCTGTCCGAGCCCGACAAGGACGAGAGCGAGCGGCTGGCCGACGGCAGCCATGTCCTGTGTGTGACCGAGCCCCTGATCGTCGGCGAGTTGCTCACCCACATGCAGGACTTCGCCGAGGCGCAGCGCCGGGCGGCCGCGCGCACCGAGGCCCCGGCCCGGGCGCACCCCCGCGGGACCTACTGCATCCTCCTGGTGGAGGACAATCACGTCAACAGCGTCATCGCCCGGCGGGTACTGGAGAAGGACGACCACCAGGTCACCGAGGCCTTGGACGGTGTCGTGGCCCTGAACGCCCTGGCAGCCGCGGACTACGACCTGGTGTTGATGGACGTGCAGATGCCGACGATGGACGGACTGGAGGCCACCCGCATCATCCGCGCCCTGGAGCACGGCGCGGTCTCGGAGCGCCCGGAGGTGGTGCCCGCCGACCTCGCCGGGCGATTGGCCGGACGCCACACCCCGGTGATTGCCATGACCGCCAACGCCATGGCCGGCGACCGGGAACTGTGCCTCGCCGCCGGCATGGACGACTACATCACCAAGCCCTTCAAGCGCGAGGAGATGCTGGAGACCGTCCATCGGGTGATGGACGCGCGCCAGGCCCCCGCTGCAGCGGCGATCCCGGCCGCTGTGGACCCGGGGGCGACTGCTTGA